The following coding sequences lie in one Leucobacter allii genomic window:
- a CDS encoding LysR family transcriptional regulator — MSTLRTSEPLGSIDSTELRILHALATTGSLTAAAGTLGLSQPAVSQRIKRVETRLAVPLIERNGRGIRLTPAGRILADHGRTVVAEIDAALAAIDDLRGERAGTLRLVGFPSASATVVPSLMRALAVEAPEVSLQYREAEPPAATAMLRDGEVDCALIFDYEGAGGLPAGSAFQPLWREEVRLVVSQARGVAGGAADLADYAEEHWIAGCEKCRGHLLSAAGEAGFEPDIIQETDNVPAMLAMAAAGGAVALVPGLALAAARSLPDDASALPLTPARYRTIGIVSMATANESPQVRLAKRLLSGVDGAQWGLEAVS, encoded by the coding sequence ATGAGCACGCTTCGCACCTCCGAGCCGCTCGGCTCGATCGACTCCACCGAGCTGCGCATCCTCCACGCGCTCGCCACCACCGGATCCCTCACCGCGGCGGCCGGCACCCTCGGCCTCAGCCAGCCCGCGGTGAGCCAGCGGATCAAGCGGGTCGAGACGCGTCTCGCCGTGCCGCTCATAGAACGGAACGGTCGCGGGATCCGGCTCACCCCGGCGGGACGCATCCTCGCCGACCACGGGCGCACCGTCGTCGCCGAGATCGACGCGGCGCTCGCCGCCATCGACGACCTACGCGGCGAGCGCGCCGGCACGCTCCGGCTCGTCGGCTTCCCCTCCGCATCGGCGACCGTGGTGCCCTCGCTCATGCGCGCACTCGCGGTCGAGGCGCCGGAGGTGTCGCTGCAGTACCGCGAGGCCGAGCCGCCCGCCGCCACCGCGATGCTCCGCGACGGCGAGGTCGACTGCGCGCTGATCTTCGACTACGAGGGGGCGGGCGGGCTGCCCGCGGGCAGCGCCTTCCAGCCGCTGTGGCGCGAAGAGGTGCGGCTCGTCGTGTCGCAGGCGCGCGGGGTCGCAGGCGGAGCGGCCGACCTCGCGGACTACGCGGAGGAGCACTGGATCGCGGGCTGCGAGAAGTGCCGCGGGCACCTCCTCAGCGCCGCCGGCGAGGCGGGCTTCGAACCCGACATCATCCAGGAGACCGACAACGTCCCCGCGATGCTCGCCATGGCCGCCGCGGGCGGCGCGGTGGCCCTCGTCCCCGGGCTCGCGCTCGCGGCGGCGCGCTCCCTGCCCGATGACGCGAGCGCGCTGCCCCTGACGCCCGCCCGGTACCGCACCATCGGCATCGTCTCCATGGCGACCGCGAACGAGAGCCCGCAGGTGCGCCTGGCGAAGCGGCTCCTCTCGGGCGTCGACGGCGCGCAGTGGGGGCTCGAAGCGGTCTCGTGA
- the exaC gene encoding acetaldehyde dehydrogenase ExaC → MVVYAAPGQPDALVSFQSRYEHYIGGAWVPPVQGRYFENVTPVTGKPFCEIARGTAEDIEAALDAAHAAAPAWGRTSPAERAVILNRIADRIEENLEAIAVAETWDNGKAVRETLNADIPLAVDHFRYFAGAIRAQEGGISQIDEDLVAYHFHEPLGVVGQIIPWNFPILMATWKLAPALAAGNAVVLKPAEQTPASILFLFELIGDLLPPGVVNIVNGFGAEAGKPLASNPRIRKIAFTGETTTGRLIMQYASENIIPVTLELGGKSPNIFFEDVRARDDAYWDKAQEGFAMFALNQGEVCTCPSRALIQESIADDFLAAAVDRTERITRGNPLDTDTMMGAQASNDQFEKIKSYLDIGRQEGAQVLTGGEVADLGGEYADGFYIQPTIFRGDNSMRVFQEEIFGPVVAATTFRDFDDAIGIANDTLYGLGAGVWSRDGNTAYRAGRAIQAGRVWVNNYHAYPAHAAFGGYKSSGIGRENHLMMLDHYQQTKNLLVSYSETAQGFF, encoded by the coding sequence ATGGTCGTGTACGCCGCCCCGGGCCAGCCGGATGCGCTGGTGAGCTTCCAGAGCCGCTACGAGCACTACATCGGCGGAGCCTGGGTCCCGCCCGTCCAGGGCCGATACTTCGAGAACGTGACCCCCGTCACCGGAAAACCGTTCTGCGAGATCGCCCGCGGCACCGCCGAGGACATCGAGGCGGCGCTCGATGCGGCCCACGCCGCCGCCCCGGCCTGGGGACGGACCAGCCCCGCCGAGCGCGCGGTGATCCTCAACCGGATCGCGGATCGCATCGAGGAGAACCTCGAGGCGATCGCGGTCGCCGAGACCTGGGACAACGGCAAGGCCGTCCGCGAAACCCTGAACGCCGACATTCCCCTCGCCGTCGACCACTTCCGCTACTTCGCCGGCGCGATCCGCGCGCAGGAGGGTGGGATCTCCCAGATCGACGAGGATCTCGTCGCGTACCACTTCCACGAGCCGCTCGGCGTCGTCGGTCAGATCATCCCGTGGAACTTCCCGATCCTCATGGCCACCTGGAAGCTCGCTCCTGCGCTCGCCGCCGGGAACGCGGTCGTGCTCAAGCCCGCGGAGCAGACCCCCGCGTCGATCCTGTTCCTGTTCGAGCTCATCGGCGACCTGCTCCCGCCGGGGGTCGTCAACATCGTCAACGGCTTCGGCGCCGAGGCGGGCAAGCCCCTCGCCTCGAACCCCCGCATCCGCAAGATCGCGTTCACCGGGGAGACGACGACGGGCCGGCTCATCATGCAGTACGCCTCCGAGAACATCATCCCGGTGACGCTCGAGCTCGGCGGGAAGAGCCCCAACATCTTCTTCGAGGACGTGCGGGCACGCGACGACGCCTACTGGGACAAGGCGCAGGAGGGCTTCGCCATGTTCGCCCTCAACCAGGGGGAGGTCTGCACCTGCCCGTCCCGGGCGCTCATCCAGGAATCCATCGCCGACGACTTCCTCGCGGCCGCCGTGGACCGCACCGAGCGCATCACCCGCGGCAATCCGCTCGACACCGACACGATGATGGGCGCGCAGGCGTCCAACGACCAGTTCGAGAAGATCAAGTCGTACCTCGACATCGGCCGGCAGGAGGGCGCCCAGGTGCTCACGGGCGGGGAGGTCGCCGACCTCGGCGGCGAGTACGCGGACGGCTTCTACATCCAGCCGACCATCTTCCGCGGGGACAACTCCATGCGCGTCTTCCAGGAGGAGATCTTCGGCCCCGTCGTCGCGGCGACGACCTTCCGCGACTTCGACGACGCGATCGGGATCGCGAACGACACCCTGTACGGCCTCGGCGCGGGGGTGTGGAGCCGCGATGGGAACACGGCCTATCGCGCGGGCCGGGCGATCCAGGCCGGTCGCGTCTGGGTGAACAACTACCACGCCTACCCCGCGCACGCCGCCTTCGGCGGATACAAGTCGAGCGGCATCGGTCGCGAGAACCACCTGATGATGCTCGACCACTACCAGCAGACGAAGAACCTGCTCGTCAGCTACAGCGAGACCGCCCAGGGCTTCTTCTGA
- a CDS encoding transcriptional regulator — protein sequence MTNGWQALRRGESALERRRFLERAHERFIGERATRLDGGFDGDRGTERAAESAGLRAVVLDSWMRARRLTVDPDRLPERQAIDEAQLAELQRTHPIGEALAVVRRLLLAEASESGFIVALGDAAGRLLWVDGDARLRARAEEMGFRAGMDWSEHAVGTSAPGSALALDHAIQVLGAEHYSRAVHPWSCTAAPVHDPASGAIIGVIDVTGGDGAASPHLMPLMDATVAAVEAELQLAALRRRMEQERGTRARPSRPTTAPPRLVVLGRDPAMLERDGGALPVSGRHAEILLALAAAPNGLPAAELAHRVYGYAGAEGTLRPEMVRLRRWLEQHATGIALHSRPYRLEPPLRVDAHETLEALSRGAHRLALAAYEGPVLPASDAPVVTELRAAVDATLREAMLQSAAAEPLFDYAQNWAADDARVWETLLQVLPPLSPKRARVVARLEGIAREQ from the coding sequence ATGACCAACGGGTGGCAGGCCCTCCGACGGGGGGAATCGGCCCTCGAGCGCCGACGCTTCCTGGAGCGCGCGCACGAGCGCTTCATCGGCGAGCGCGCGACCCGGCTCGACGGCGGCTTCGACGGGGACCGCGGCACGGAGCGCGCTGCGGAGTCCGCAGGACTTCGCGCGGTGGTGCTCGATTCCTGGATGCGCGCGCGGAGGCTGACCGTCGACCCCGATCGTCTGCCCGAGCGGCAGGCCATCGACGAAGCGCAGCTCGCCGAACTGCAGCGGACGCACCCGATCGGCGAGGCGCTCGCGGTCGTGCGGCGGCTGCTGCTCGCAGAGGCGAGCGAATCCGGCTTTATCGTCGCGCTCGGCGACGCCGCCGGACGGCTGCTGTGGGTCGACGGCGATGCGCGGCTGCGCGCCCGGGCCGAGGAGATGGGCTTCCGCGCCGGGATGGACTGGTCCGAGCACGCCGTCGGCACGAGCGCTCCCGGCAGCGCCCTCGCCCTCGACCACGCGATCCAGGTGCTCGGCGCGGAGCACTACTCGCGGGCCGTGCACCCGTGGAGCTGCACCGCCGCTCCCGTCCACGATCCCGCGAGCGGAGCGATCATCGGAGTGATCGACGTCACGGGCGGCGACGGCGCGGCATCGCCGCATCTCATGCCGCTCATGGACGCGACGGTCGCGGCCGTCGAGGCCGAGCTGCAGCTCGCGGCTCTGCGTCGGCGCATGGAACAGGAGCGCGGCACGCGCGCGAGGCCGTCGCGTCCCACGACGGCGCCGCCGCGGCTCGTCGTGCTCGGACGGGACCCGGCGATGCTCGAGCGCGACGGCGGCGCGCTCCCGGTCAGCGGGCGCCACGCCGAGATCCTGCTCGCCCTCGCCGCAGCGCCGAACGGCCTGCCGGCCGCGGAGCTCGCGCACCGGGTGTACGGGTACGCGGGGGCAGAAGGCACCCTCCGGCCGGAGATGGTCCGACTGCGGCGGTGGCTCGAGCAGCACGCGACGGGCATCGCACTGCACTCCCGCCCGTATCGCCTCGAGCCGCCCCTGCGCGTCGACGCGCACGAGACCCTGGAGGCGCTGAGCCGCGGCGCGCACCGCCTCGCTCTGGCGGCCTACGAGGGGCCGGTGCTCCCCGCCTCCGACGCCCCCGTCGTGACGGAGCTTCGGGCCGCCGTGGATGCGACGCTGCGGGAGGCCATGCTGCAGTCCGCCGCCGCGGAGCCGCTGTTCGACTACGCCCAGAACTGGGCCGCAGACGATGCCAGGGTGTGGGAGACGCTGCTGCAGGTGCTGCCGCCGCTCTCGCCCAAGCGCGCCAGAGTCGTCGCGCGGCTCGAAGGAATCGCTCGGGAGCAGTGA
- a CDS encoding fumarylacetoacetate hydrolase family protein, translating into MKVARFQAEGEISYGVLDQAEHGGGVELVELTGDPMVAGYDTTGRRFRLEDVRLLAPVIPRSKVVCVGKNYADHVAEMADVTGGEAPEAPLLFLKPNTSVIGPGDAIVRPEVSERVEHEGELALVIGAVAKDVPEEDALTVVFGFTCANDVTARDLQIADGQWTRGKGFDTFCPLGPVIETDPDLRDARIVTRVNGEIRQEGRTSQLIHSLARIVSYASQAFTLLPGDVILTGTPAGVGPLDAGDTVEVEIEGIGILRNSVV; encoded by the coding sequence GTGAAGGTCGCGCGCTTCCAGGCCGAGGGGGAGATCTCCTACGGGGTCCTCGATCAGGCGGAGCACGGGGGCGGCGTCGAGCTCGTCGAGCTCACCGGGGATCCGATGGTCGCGGGATACGACACGACGGGCCGGCGCTTCCGACTCGAGGACGTGCGCCTGCTCGCGCCCGTCATCCCGCGTTCGAAGGTCGTGTGCGTCGGCAAGAACTACGCCGACCACGTCGCCGAGATGGCCGACGTCACCGGCGGCGAGGCGCCCGAGGCGCCGCTCCTCTTCCTGAAGCCGAACACCTCCGTGATCGGCCCGGGCGACGCCATCGTGCGCCCGGAGGTCTCCGAGCGGGTCGAGCACGAGGGCGAGCTGGCCCTCGTCATCGGCGCCGTCGCGAAGGACGTGCCTGAGGAGGACGCGCTCACGGTCGTCTTCGGCTTCACCTGCGCGAACGACGTCACGGCCCGCGATCTCCAGATCGCCGACGGCCAGTGGACGCGCGGCAAGGGCTTCGACACCTTCTGCCCGCTAGGACCGGTGATCGAGACCGATCCGGATCTGCGCGATGCGCGCATCGTGACGCGCGTGAACGGCGAGATCCGCCAGGAGGGCCGCACCTCCCAGCTGATCCACTCGCTCGCGCGCATCGTCTCCTACGCCTCGCAGGCGTTCACGCTCCTGCCGGGCGACGTGATCCTCACCGGCACGCCGGCGGGCGTCGGGCCGCTCGATGCGGGCGACACGGTCGAGGTGGAGATCGAGGGGATCGGGATCCTCCGCAACAGCGTGGTCTGA
- a CDS encoding DUF779 domain-containing protein: MPGAVDARPEVPGETASRLAFTPAALALIEQLWEMHGPLMFHQSGGCCDGSSPMCYQAGEFRTGAQDVLLGTLELPAADADAGPREIGFWMSREQFAVWAHTHLTVDAVPGRGSGFSLEAPEGRRFLIRSRLL; this comes from the coding sequence ATCCCGGGCGCCGTCGACGCCCGACCCGAGGTGCCGGGGGAGACCGCCAGCCGGCTCGCCTTCACGCCGGCGGCCCTCGCGCTCATCGAGCAGCTCTGGGAGATGCACGGGCCGCTCATGTTCCACCAGTCCGGAGGCTGCTGCGACGGCAGTTCGCCGATGTGCTACCAGGCGGGAGAGTTCCGCACCGGTGCGCAGGACGTGCTGCTCGGCACGCTCGAGCTCCCCGCGGCCGATGCGGATGCGGGTCCCCGAGAGATCGGATTCTGGATGTCCCGCGAGCAGTTCGCGGTGTGGGCGCACACGCACCTCACCGTCGACGCGGTGCCCGGCCGGGGGAGCGGGTTCTCGCTCGAGGCTCCGGAGGGCCGGCGCTTCCTGATCCGCTCCCGACTGCTGTGA
- a CDS encoding branched-chain amino acid aminotransferase: MSDLAFTRTDATRKPQSERDAILADPGFGNHFTDHMVSIAWTKDGGWHDAEVVPYGPIPMDPASSVLHYGQEIFEGLKAYRHADGSIVAFRPEENARRLNESARRLALPELPVELFVRAVHELVEVDADWVPSGADQSLYLRPFMIADESFLGVRAAHRARFMIIASPAGAYFTGGVKPVSIWLSSELARAGHGGTGAAKCGGNYASSLLPTNIAAANGCAQVLFTDSATEDTIDELGGMNLFLVRADGTLITPALNGNILDGITRKSLIRLAGDRGHAVEERAVTVSEWRDGVADGSIVEAFACGTAAVITPIARLKGEAGTIVDFGEAAPGALTMSLREELTGIQFGVREDPHGWLDVIVPAAVGAGMRA, translated from the coding sequence ATGAGCGACCTCGCATTCACCCGCACCGACGCGACGCGGAAGCCCCAGTCCGAGCGCGACGCGATCCTCGCGGACCCCGGCTTCGGCAACCACTTCACCGACCACATGGTCTCGATCGCGTGGACGAAGGACGGCGGGTGGCACGACGCCGAGGTCGTCCCCTACGGGCCGATCCCGATGGACCCCGCCTCCTCGGTGCTGCACTACGGCCAGGAGATCTTCGAGGGGCTGAAGGCCTATCGCCATGCGGACGGCTCGATCGTCGCGTTCCGGCCCGAGGAGAACGCCCGGCGTCTGAACGAGAGCGCCCGGCGCCTCGCGCTGCCCGAGTTGCCCGTCGAGCTCTTCGTGCGCGCGGTGCACGAGCTCGTGGAGGTCGACGCCGACTGGGTGCCGAGCGGGGCCGACCAGAGCCTCTACCTGCGCCCGTTCATGATCGCCGACGAGAGCTTCCTCGGGGTGCGCGCCGCGCACCGGGCGCGCTTCATGATCATCGCGAGCCCCGCGGGCGCGTACTTCACCGGCGGCGTGAAGCCCGTCTCGATCTGGCTGTCCTCCGAGCTGGCCCGCGCCGGGCACGGCGGCACCGGAGCGGCCAAGTGCGGGGGCAACTACGCGTCCTCCCTGCTGCCCACCAACATCGCGGCGGCGAACGGCTGCGCCCAGGTGCTCTTCACCGACTCCGCCACGGAGGACACGATCGACGAGCTCGGCGGCATGAACCTGTTCCTCGTGCGCGCCGACGGGACGCTCATCACGCCCGCGCTCAACGGCAACATCCTCGACGGCATCACGCGCAAGAGCCTCATCCGGCTGGCCGGGGACCGCGGCCACGCGGTCGAGGAGCGCGCCGTGACGGTGTCCGAATGGCGCGACGGCGTGGCCGACGGCTCCATCGTCGAGGCCTTCGCCTGCGGCACGGCCGCGGTGATCACCCCGATCGCTCGGCTCAAGGGCGAGGCGGGGACCATCGTCGATTTCGGCGAGGCGGCGCCCGGCGCGCTCACGATGTCGCTGCGCGAGGAGCTCACCGGGATCCAGTTCGGGGTGCGCGAGGACCCTCACGGCTGGCTCGACGTGATCGTCCCGGCCGCCGTCGGCGCGGGGATGCGGGCGTGA
- a CDS encoding 3-isopropylmalate dehydrogenase — MTRTIKLAVIPGDGIGPEVVAEANRVLDAVLTGGDVALERTEFRLGAERFLATGETLPAAEQAAIAEHDAILFGAVGGVPGDPRLKDANIERGLLLKLRFDFDHYANVRPCTLFPGVVSALADPGAVDFVVVREGTEGPYAGNGGTLRAGTPGEVATEVSVNTAHGIERVVRYAFETARERPRRKLTWVHKTNVLTHAGAVWQRLVQSISAEFPEIAVDYMHIDAATIFMVQDPSRFDVIVTDNLFGDILTDLAGAIGGGIGLAASGNINPEGAFPSMFEPVHGSAPDIAGQQKADPTAAILSAAIMLDHLGLPGEAERVRAGVRADLAARGAEPRATAAIGDAIIAALPGRRA, encoded by the coding sequence GTGACCCGTACCATCAAGCTCGCAGTCATCCCCGGCGACGGCATCGGCCCCGAGGTCGTCGCCGAGGCGAATCGCGTGCTCGATGCGGTGCTGACCGGCGGCGATGTCGCGCTCGAGCGCACCGAGTTCCGCCTCGGCGCCGAGCGCTTCCTCGCGACGGGGGAGACCCTGCCCGCCGCGGAGCAGGCCGCGATCGCGGAGCACGACGCGATCCTCTTCGGCGCGGTCGGCGGGGTGCCGGGAGACCCGCGGCTCAAGGACGCGAACATCGAGCGCGGGCTGCTGCTCAAGCTCCGCTTCGACTTCGACCACTACGCGAACGTGCGCCCCTGCACGCTGTTCCCGGGGGTCGTCTCGGCGCTGGCCGATCCCGGCGCGGTCGACTTCGTGGTGGTCCGCGAGGGCACCGAGGGCCCCTACGCGGGCAATGGCGGCACGCTCCGCGCGGGGACGCCGGGCGAGGTCGCCACGGAGGTCTCCGTGAACACGGCGCACGGCATCGAGCGCGTGGTCCGCTACGCCTTCGAGACCGCCCGCGAGCGGCCGCGCCGCAAGCTCACCTGGGTGCACAAGACCAACGTGCTCACCCACGCCGGCGCGGTCTGGCAGCGGCTCGTGCAGTCGATCTCCGCGGAGTTCCCCGAGATCGCCGTCGACTACATGCACATCGACGCGGCGACGATCTTCATGGTGCAGGATCCGTCGCGCTTCGACGTCATCGTGACTGATAACCTGTTCGGTGACATCCTCACGGACCTGGCCGGCGCCATCGGCGGCGGCATCGGGCTCGCAGCCTCCGGCAACATCAATCCCGAGGGCGCCTTCCCGAGCATGTTCGAGCCCGTCCATGGATCTGCTCCCGACATCGCAGGGCAGCAGAAGGCGGACCCGACCGCGGCGATCCTCTCCGCGGCGATCATGCTCGACCATCTCGGCCTCCCCGGCGAGGCGGAGCGCGTGCGCGCCGGCGTGCGCGCCGACCTCGCCGCCCGCGGCGCCGAGCCCCGCGCGACCGCCGCCATCGGCGACGCCATCATCGCGGCCCTCCCCGGCCGCCGCGCGTAA
- a CDS encoding aldo/keto reductase, protein MTAQLAHDGSAFPAIGLGSSRLNGVAGADAVSAALRGGYRLVDSAFAYENEGAVGRGVRESGVDRSEVIVTSKLPGRHHDYDAALRTVEESVYRIGAGAIDLYLIHWPNPGAGKYVEAWRALIEARECGLVRRIGVSNFLPEHLERIEGETGVRPVVNQIELHPRFPQEEALAYHREHGIVTEAWSPVGRGGDVVEDPVIARVAAAHGVTPVQAILAWHVARGAVPLPKSQDPARQCENLAAENIVLAPEEVAAITALGRPDGRLKGQDPAVYEEF, encoded by the coding sequence ATGACCGCTCAGCTCGCGCATGACGGATCCGCCTTCCCGGCCATCGGCCTCGGCAGCTCCCGCCTGAACGGCGTCGCGGGCGCCGACGCCGTGAGCGCCGCCCTGCGCGGCGGGTACCGGCTCGTCGATTCGGCCTTCGCCTACGAGAACGAGGGCGCCGTCGGCCGCGGCGTGCGCGAATCCGGCGTCGACCGTTCCGAGGTGATCGTCACGAGCAAGCTGCCCGGGCGGCACCACGACTACGATGCGGCGTTGCGCACCGTCGAGGAGAGCGTCTACCGGATCGGCGCCGGCGCGATCGATCTCTATCTCATCCACTGGCCCAACCCCGGGGCGGGGAAGTACGTCGAGGCCTGGCGCGCGCTCATCGAGGCGCGCGAGTGCGGCCTCGTGCGCCGCATCGGGGTCTCCAACTTCCTGCCCGAGCACCTCGAGCGCATCGAGGGGGAGACCGGCGTGCGCCCCGTCGTGAACCAGATCGAGCTGCATCCGAGGTTCCCGCAGGAGGAGGCGCTCGCCTACCACCGGGAGCACGGCATCGTCACGGAGGCGTGGAGCCCGGTGGGCCGCGGCGGAGACGTCGTCGAGGACCCGGTGATCGCGCGGGTCGCCGCTGCGCACGGCGTCACCCCGGTGCAGGCGATCCTCGCCTGGCACGTCGCGCGCGGCGCCGTGCCGCTGCCGAAGTCGCAGGATCCCGCGCGGCAGTGCGAGAATCTCGCGGCCGAGAATATCGTCCTCGCCCCCGAGGAGGTCGCCGCGATCACGGCGCTCGGCCGCCCCGATGGACGGCTCAAAGGTCAGGATCCGGCCGTCTACGAGGAGTTCTGA
- a CDS encoding carboxylate-amine ligase, producing MAARIASAPRFGVEEEFLLLDAETGLPRDGVMEIAQLRPELPIELEFFHSQIETATPVCERAEDALEAILGFRGAVAETAGALGLVLAGTGLPPIGGDAPGRVVPKPRYLDIHRTMRGMVTRYYSTGTHVHVEVPSRDAGVEVIARIAPWSPALLALTANSPIWLGGDSGYASWRFLSIQQWPSSGYPPRFADAAEYEATVQALVRAGALMDTALVNWSIRLSERYPTVELRTADAQLRGEDAVDFALLLRALVARALRDAASGAPAPGAQRDVLRGAHWLAARNGLGSELVHPAEGAPHPAFDVIDALLAHAEPELEAAGDLARVHAYLARRRKDLGGAQQQRTAWEAGGIRALLELYGAGHAPG from the coding sequence ATGGCAGCGCGCATCGCGAGCGCCCCGAGGTTCGGGGTCGAGGAGGAGTTCCTGCTGCTCGACGCGGAGACCGGACTGCCGCGCGACGGGGTCATGGAGATCGCGCAACTGCGGCCTGAGCTCCCCATCGAGTTGGAGTTCTTCCACAGCCAGATCGAGACCGCGACGCCCGTCTGCGAGCGCGCCGAGGATGCGCTGGAGGCGATCCTCGGGTTCCGCGGCGCCGTCGCGGAGACCGCGGGAGCGCTCGGGCTCGTGCTCGCCGGGACGGGACTCCCGCCGATCGGCGGCGACGCCCCCGGCAGGGTCGTGCCGAAGCCGAGGTATCTCGACATCCACCGCACCATGCGCGGCATGGTCACCCGCTACTACTCGACCGGCACGCACGTGCACGTCGAGGTGCCCTCCCGCGACGCCGGTGTGGAGGTGATCGCGCGCATCGCCCCCTGGTCGCCCGCGCTGCTCGCACTGACCGCGAACTCGCCGATCTGGCTCGGCGGGGACAGCGGCTACGCGAGCTGGCGCTTCCTCTCCATCCAGCAGTGGCCGAGCTCCGGGTACCCGCCGCGCTTCGCCGATGCAGCCGAGTACGAGGCGACCGTGCAGGCGCTCGTGCGCGCCGGCGCCCTCATGGACACGGCGCTCGTGAACTGGTCGATCCGGCTCTCCGAGCGCTACCCGACCGTCGAGCTGCGCACCGCCGATGCCCAGCTGCGCGGCGAGGACGCGGTCGACTTCGCGCTGCTCCTGCGCGCCCTCGTGGCGCGCGCCCTCCGAGACGCCGCCTCGGGCGCGCCCGCGCCGGGGGCCCAGCGGGACGTGCTGCGCGGTGCGCACTGGCTGGCCGCGCGCAACGGGCTCGGTTCGGAGCTCGTGCACCCCGCGGAGGGAGCCCCCCATCCCGCGTTCGACGTCATCGACGCCCTGCTCGCGCATGCGGAGCCGGAGCTCGAGGCCGCGGGCGATCTCGCCCGCGTCCACGCATACCTCGCGCGACGCCGCAAGGACCTCGGCGGTGCGCAGCAGCAGCGCACCGCCTGGGAGGCCGGCGGGATCCGCGCGCTCCTGGAGCTCTACGGCGCCGGGCACGCGCCGGGCTGA
- the rlmN gene encoding 23S rRNA (adenine(2503)-C(2))-methyltransferase RlmN: MDPNKLNHGAAAQPSPEAPPKLIKTRPRAAAARPQVRPKAEGWQQLTSPDGRPTLQFASPRVKQPDTHLADMTLAEREAKVVELGLPKFRAKQLSKHYFEHRTTDPERMTDLPKDRRDELAAAFFPPLLTEVKRLVTDDGDTVKFLWRLFDGALVESVLMRYPGRITLCVSSQCGCGMNCPFCATGQAGLTRNMSTAEILDQIVQANRVIAEGGLGRRREAGNGAEPERVNNIVFMGMGEPLANYKRVMHAVHRMIAPSPEGLGMSARGITVSTVGLAPAIRKLAAEDIPITFALSLHAPDDQLRDDLIPVNSRWKVEEVLDAAYHYYETTGRRVSIEYALIKDMNDHAWRADLLAEKLNARGRGWVHVNPIPLNPTPGSIWTSSTKEVTREFVDRLNAAGIPTTLRDTRGKEIDGACGQLVATEQDRAEAEAFATAG; this comes from the coding sequence ATGGATCCGAACAAGCTCAACCACGGCGCGGCCGCGCAGCCCTCGCCGGAGGCGCCGCCGAAGCTCATCAAGACGCGGCCCCGCGCCGCCGCGGCGCGCCCGCAGGTGCGCCCGAAGGCCGAGGGATGGCAGCAGCTGACGAGCCCCGACGGCCGTCCGACCCTCCAGTTCGCATCGCCGCGCGTCAAGCAGCCGGACACGCACCTTGCGGACATGACCCTCGCCGAGCGCGAGGCGAAGGTCGTGGAGCTGGGGCTGCCGAAGTTCCGTGCGAAGCAGCTCTCGAAGCACTACTTCGAGCACCGCACGACCGACCCCGAGCGGATGACGGATCTGCCGAAGGACCGGCGCGATGAGCTGGCCGCCGCGTTCTTCCCGCCGCTGCTCACCGAGGTGAAGCGGCTCGTGACCGACGATGGGGACACCGTCAAGTTCCTCTGGCGCCTCTTCGACGGTGCGCTCGTCGAGTCGGTGCTCATGCGCTACCCGGGCCGGATCACGCTCTGCGTCTCCAGCCAGTGCGGCTGCGGCATGAACTGCCCGTTCTGCGCGACGGGCCAGGCGGGGCTCACCCGCAACATGTCGACCGCCGAGATCCTCGATCAGATCGTGCAGGCGAACCGCGTGATCGCCGAGGGCGGACTCGGCCGACGGCGCGAGGCCGGCAACGGCGCCGAGCCGGAGCGCGTGAACAACATCGTCTTCATGGGCATGGGCGAGCCGCTCGCCAACTACAAGCGGGTGATGCACGCGGTGCACCGCATGATCGCGCCGTCGCCCGAGGGGCTCGGCATGTCCGCCCGCGGCATCACGGTCTCGACCGTGGGGCTCGCCCCGGCGATCCGCAAGCTCGCGGCGGAGGACATCCCCATCACCTTCGCGCTGTCGCTGCACGCGCCGGACGACCAGCTGCGCGACGATCTCATCCCGGTGAACAGCCGGTGGAAGGTCGAGGAGGTGCTCGACGCCGCATACCACTACTACGAGACGACGGGGCGCCGGGTCTCCATCGAGTACGCGCTCATCAAGGACATGAACGATCACGCCTGGCGCGCCGACCTGCTCGCGGAGAAGCTCAACGCCCGCGGGAGGGGCTGGGTGCACGTCAACCCGATCCCGTTGAACCCGACGCCGGGCTCCATCTGGACCTCCTCCACCAAGGAGGTCACGCGCGAGTTCGTCGACCGGCTCAACGCCGCCGGGATCCCGACGACCCTGCGCGACACCCGCGGCAAGGAGATCGACGGGGCCTGCGGGCAGCTCGTCGCCACGGAGCAGGACCGCGCCGAGGCCGAGGCCTTCGCGACGGCGGGCTGA